Proteins encoded by one window of Streptacidiphilus sp. PB12-B1b:
- a CDS encoding phosphoribosylaminoimidazolesuccinocarboxamide synthase, which yields MSGFVEKPEPVQVPGLIHLHTGKVRDLYRDEAGRLVMVASDRTSAFDWVLPTVIPDKGRILTQLSLWWFERLSGIVPNHVISTEVPAGAPADWAGRTLVCRSLEMLPVECVARGYLAGSGLAEYRESQTVCGIALPPGLEDGSELPAPIFTPALKAEVGEHDENVPYEEVARRVGAETAATLRQTTLAVYGQARDIARDRGIILADTKFELGFAEGADGERQLVLGDEVLTPDSSRFWPADEWEPGRAQRSFDKQFIRDWLGSQESGWDRRSEEPPPALPEEIVQRSRAKYVEAYERLTGLNWD from the coding sequence TTGAGCGGATTTGTCGAGAAGCCCGAGCCGGTGCAGGTGCCCGGCCTCATCCATCTGCACACGGGCAAGGTCCGCGACCTCTACCGCGACGAGGCCGGCCGACTGGTGATGGTCGCCAGCGACCGCACTTCGGCCTTCGACTGGGTGCTGCCCACCGTCATCCCCGACAAGGGGCGCATCCTCACCCAGCTGTCGCTGTGGTGGTTCGAGCGGCTGAGCGGCATCGTCCCCAACCACGTCATCTCCACCGAGGTGCCCGCCGGGGCGCCCGCCGACTGGGCCGGGCGCACCCTGGTCTGCCGCAGCCTGGAGATGCTGCCGGTGGAGTGCGTGGCCCGGGGCTACCTGGCCGGCTCCGGCCTGGCGGAGTACCGGGAGTCGCAGACGGTCTGCGGCATCGCGCTTCCGCCCGGCCTGGAGGACGGCTCGGAGCTGCCCGCGCCGATCTTCACCCCGGCGCTCAAGGCCGAGGTGGGCGAGCACGACGAGAACGTCCCGTACGAGGAGGTGGCCCGCCGGGTGGGCGCGGAGACCGCGGCGACGCTGCGGCAGACCACCCTGGCCGTGTACGGGCAGGCCCGGGACATCGCCCGCGACCGGGGGATCATCCTGGCCGACACCAAGTTCGAGCTGGGCTTCGCCGAGGGCGCCGACGGCGAGCGGCAGCTGGTGCTCGGCGACGAGGTGCTGACGCCGGACTCCTCCCGCTTCTGGCCCGCGGACGAGTGGGAGCCGGGCCGGGCCCAGCGCTCCTTCGACAAGCAGTTCATCCGGGACTGGCTCGGCTCCCAGGAGTCCGGCTGGGACCGCCGCTCGGAGGAGCCGCCGCCCGCGCTGCCGGAGGAGATCGTCCAGCGCAGCCGGGCCAAGTACGTGGAGGCGTACGAGCGCCTCACCGGGCTCAACTGGGACTGA
- a CDS encoding N,N-dimethylformamidase beta subunit family domain-containing protein: MDHSRRWESGALAHGATDPFGQGPLPWLRGADRYFDDTGLMVPWYVDLGQTQGQLPRARRAPEDDQSPTMGRPRASDDVGGQIKGFAAPAADVGGSLDLRVSVRPAQEFTVDVYRIGHYAGAGARHVSASPRLSGLVQPAPLVAGRTVSCHHWWMSWRLQIPPHWSPGAYVAVLTTADHQYRSHIPFTVRAGPVAADLLLLLPDVTWQAYNLYPEDGRTGASLYHAWNEKGELLGEEEAATTVSFDRPYAGAGLPLHVGHAYDFIRWAERYGYDLAYANATDLHAGRVDPSCYRGLVFPGHDEYWSAAMRGAVERARDHGTSLVFLSANSMYWQVRLESGATGEADRLLVCGKRQGESARSLLWRDLGEPEQRLLGIQYAGRVPEPVPMVVHNTGHWLWEGTGLHDGDRIPGLVAGESDRYFPRTPLPEHTERVLLAHSPYRDARGAPRHQETSLHRAPSGAYVFASGTFSWSPALDRPGHTDERIQRATANLLDRICKVH; encoded by the coding sequence ATGGACCACAGTCGCCGCTGGGAGTCAGGGGCGCTCGCGCACGGCGCGACCGATCCCTTCGGCCAGGGCCCGCTGCCGTGGCTGCGCGGCGCCGACCGGTACTTCGACGACACCGGCCTGATGGTGCCCTGGTACGTCGACCTGGGCCAGACCCAGGGCCAGCTGCCCCGGGCGCGCCGCGCGCCGGAGGACGACCAGAGCCCGACCATGGGCCGCCCCCGCGCCTCCGACGACGTCGGCGGGCAGATCAAGGGCTTCGCCGCGCCCGCCGCCGACGTCGGCGGCTCGCTGGACCTGCGGGTGAGCGTCCGCCCGGCGCAGGAGTTCACCGTCGACGTCTACCGGATCGGGCACTACGCCGGGGCGGGGGCCCGGCACGTCTCCGCCAGCCCGAGGCTGTCCGGGCTGGTCCAGCCCGCGCCGCTGGTCGCCGGCCGCACCGTCTCCTGCCACCACTGGTGGATGTCCTGGCGGCTGCAGATCCCGCCGCACTGGAGCCCGGGCGCCTACGTCGCGGTGCTGACCACCGCGGACCACCAGTACCGCAGCCACATCCCGTTCACCGTCCGGGCCGGCCCGGTCGCCGCCGACCTGCTGCTCCTGCTGCCGGACGTCACCTGGCAGGCGTACAACCTCTACCCGGAGGACGGCCGCACCGGCGCCAGCCTGTACCACGCCTGGAACGAGAAGGGCGAGCTGCTCGGCGAGGAGGAGGCGGCCACCACCGTCTCCTTCGACCGCCCCTACGCCGGGGCCGGGCTGCCGCTGCACGTCGGCCACGCCTACGACTTCATCCGCTGGGCCGAGCGCTACGGCTACGACCTGGCCTACGCCAACGCCACCGACCTGCACGCCGGCCGGGTGGACCCCTCCTGCTACCGGGGCCTGGTCTTCCCCGGCCACGACGAGTACTGGTCGGCGGCCATGCGCGGCGCGGTGGAGCGCGCCCGCGACCACGGCACCTCGCTGGTGTTCCTCAGCGCCAACAGCATGTACTGGCAGGTCCGGCTGGAGTCCGGGGCGACCGGTGAGGCCGACCGGCTGCTGGTCTGCGGCAAGCGCCAGGGCGAGTCGGCGCGCAGCCTGCTCTGGCGCGACCTGGGCGAGCCCGAGCAGCGGCTGCTGGGCATCCAGTACGCGGGCCGGGTGCCGGAGCCGGTGCCGATGGTGGTCCACAACACCGGCCACTGGCTGTGGGAGGGCACCGGCCTGCACGACGGCGACCGCATTCCGGGGCTGGTCGCGGGGGAGTCCGACCGCTACTTCCCGAGGACCCCGCTGCCGGAGCACACCGAGCGGGTGCTGCTGGCTCACTCCCCCTACCGGGACGCCCGCGGCGCGCCCCGGCACCAGGAGACTTCGCTGCACCGGGCGCCGAGCGGCGCGTACGTCTTCGCCAGCGGCACCTTCTCCTGGTCCCCGGCGCTGGACCGGCCGGGCCACACCGACGAGCGCATCCAGCGGGCGACGGCCAACCTGCTGGACCGCATCTGCAAGGTCCACTGA
- the purD gene encoding phosphoribosylamine--glycine ligase has translation MKVLVIGGGAREHALCRALSLDPQVTALHCAPGNAGIAQTAQVHPVDPLDGAAVADLAAELGAELVVVGPEAPLVAGVADAVSARGIPVFGPSGEAARLEGSKAFAKDVMAAANVPTARSYVCTTPEEAAHALDAFGAPYVVKDDGLAAGKGVVVTSDLQAALEHAAACERVVIEEFLDGPEVSLFAVCDGVTVVPLQPAQDFKRAYDGDEGPNTGGMGAYSPLPWADPELVDEVLRTVLQPTVDELRRRGTPFSGLLYAGLAITSRGVRVIEFNARFGDPETQVVLARLKTPLGGLLHAAATGHLADFPELRWSDGAAVTVVIAAEGYPQAPRGGDPITGLAEAEAADGTAYVLHAGTKLAQDGTTVLSAGGRVLSVTATGKDIAEARGRAYEATERIALAGSHHRGDIAARV, from the coding sequence GTGAAGGTCCTCGTTATCGGCGGCGGCGCCCGCGAACATGCCCTGTGCCGCGCGCTCTCCCTCGATCCGCAAGTCACAGCCCTGCACTGCGCCCCGGGCAACGCCGGGATCGCGCAGACCGCCCAGGTCCACCCGGTCGATCCGCTGGACGGCGCGGCCGTCGCCGACCTGGCCGCCGAGCTCGGCGCGGAGCTGGTGGTCGTCGGCCCGGAGGCGCCGCTGGTCGCCGGGGTCGCCGACGCCGTCAGCGCGCGCGGCATCCCGGTCTTCGGGCCGAGCGGCGAGGCCGCCCGGCTGGAGGGGTCCAAGGCGTTCGCCAAGGACGTGATGGCCGCCGCCAACGTGCCCACCGCGCGCTCCTACGTCTGCACCACGCCCGAAGAGGCGGCGCACGCGCTGGACGCCTTCGGCGCCCCCTACGTGGTCAAGGACGACGGTCTGGCCGCAGGCAAGGGCGTCGTGGTCACCTCCGACCTGCAGGCCGCCCTGGAGCACGCCGCCGCCTGCGAGCGGGTGGTCATCGAGGAGTTCCTGGACGGCCCCGAGGTCTCGCTGTTCGCGGTCTGCGACGGCGTCACGGTCGTCCCGCTGCAGCCCGCCCAGGACTTCAAGCGCGCCTACGACGGCGACGAGGGCCCCAACACCGGCGGCATGGGCGCCTACTCGCCCCTGCCCTGGGCCGATCCGGAGCTGGTGGACGAGGTGCTGCGGACCGTGCTGCAGCCCACCGTGGACGAGCTGCGCCGACGCGGCACGCCCTTCTCCGGGCTGCTGTACGCGGGCCTGGCGATCACCTCGCGCGGTGTGCGGGTGATCGAGTTCAACGCCCGCTTCGGAGACCCGGAGACCCAGGTCGTGCTGGCCCGGCTGAAGACCCCCCTCGGCGGGCTGCTGCACGCCGCCGCCACCGGGCACCTCGCCGACTTCCCCGAGCTGCGCTGGAGCGACGGCGCGGCGGTGACCGTGGTGATCGCCGCCGAGGGCTACCCGCAGGCCCCGCGCGGCGGCGACCCGATCACCGGGCTGGCCGAGGCCGAGGCCGCCGACGGCACCGCCTACGTCCTGCACGCCGGGACGAAGCTGGCGCAGGACGGGACGACGGTGCTGAGCGCCGGCGGCCGGGTGCTGTCGGTCACCGCCACCGGCAAGGACATCGCCGAGGCCAGGGGCCGCGCCTACGAGGCCACCGAGCGGATCGCGCTGGCCGGGTCGCACCACCGCGGGGACATCGCCGCCCGGGTCTGA
- a CDS encoding SLATT domain-containing protein, translating into MSQPDMQPEESPWGSEPGPDEQRSAASATSAERDTATGSAPRGRDLSVRQFPLGDWGEPAERLEELYRWSEERALEAIDWYQRDRRWKRRGARLLRYLAALLGAAGAALPLVGLTGVRHGVTDWGYVLLLLAAACLGADRAFGLTSGWMRDVSTGQALQRRLEAFQFDWASECVREVLGPTEGTASEAAERCLGVLRRFCEDVSDMVRTETSEWMLEFRASMTQLPTQAAGVWGGRTEGSGAQVRVLPSLGAGGRPTMPRQRPPESPLR; encoded by the coding sequence GTGAGCCAGCCCGATATGCAGCCCGAAGAGAGCCCCTGGGGTTCCGAGCCGGGGCCCGATGAGCAGCGGTCGGCGGCCTCGGCCACCAGCGCCGAGCGCGACACCGCCACCGGCAGCGCCCCGCGCGGGCGGGACCTCAGCGTCCGGCAGTTCCCGCTCGGCGACTGGGGCGAGCCGGCCGAGCGGCTGGAGGAGCTGTACCGCTGGTCCGAGGAGCGCGCCCTGGAGGCCATCGACTGGTACCAGCGGGACCGCCGCTGGAAGCGCCGCGGGGCCCGGCTGCTGCGCTACCTCGCCGCGCTGCTCGGCGCGGCCGGGGCGGCGCTGCCGCTGGTCGGGCTGACGGGCGTCCGGCACGGGGTGACCGACTGGGGCTATGTGCTGCTGCTGCTCGCCGCCGCCTGCCTGGGCGCGGACCGGGCCTTCGGCCTGACCAGCGGCTGGATGCGGGACGTCAGCACCGGCCAGGCGCTGCAGCGGCGGCTGGAGGCGTTCCAGTTCGACTGGGCCTCGGAGTGCGTGCGCGAGGTGCTCGGCCCGACCGAGGGCACCGCCAGCGAGGCCGCCGAGCGCTGCCTGGGCGTGCTGCGCCGCTTCTGCGAGGACGTCTCGGACATGGTCCGCACCGAGACCTCGGAGTGGATGCTGGAGTTCCGGGCCTCGATGACGCAGCTGCCGACGCAGGCGGCGGGCGTGTGGGGCGGGCGCACCGAGGGTTCGGGCGCGCAGGTGCGGGTGCTGCCGTCGCTGGGCGCGGGCGGACGGCCGACGATGCCGCGCCAGCGGCCGCCGGAGTCCCCGCTGCGCTGA